The genomic window CCTGTCACCGCCCCGCCGCCGAACGGGTCGGACAGCAGTTCGTGGGGTCGCGCGGGCGGGCTGCGCGACGGGGTCACGCGAGGGGGTGGTGTCACGGACCGGCGGCCGGCGGATCGCGCCGGCCGGGGGATCGCCTTCGCCTCAGAGGATCCTGGCGATCAGCACGCAGGCGTCGTCCTCGCGGTCCGGAGTGCCGAACTCCTCTGCCACCAGCCGTACGCAGTCCTGTGCGGTCCTGGCGGCGGCGAAGCGCGGGGCCATCGACAGCAGCCGGTGGCCGCCCCCGTCGGTGTCCGCCGTGGCGGCCGCCGTGCGGTCGGTGACCGCGCGGCGCGGCACCAGCCCGTCGGTGTGCAGCACCAGCAGGTCACCGGGCGCCAGTTGCTCGCGGGCCTGGGCGTACTGCGCGCCCGAGGTGGCGCCGAGCAGGACGCCGTCCGGCGGATCCAGCGTCCGCCCCGTCCCGTTGCGGAAGAGCAGCGGGGCGGGGTGGCCGGCCTGCGACCAGTGCAGCACCCGGGCGGTCGGTTCGTAGCGGCAGCACAGGGCGCTGCCGAGCGCGGGCTGCGGTGAGGTGTCGAGCAGCTCGTTCAGCCAGCCCATCAGTGGGCCCGGCTGCAGGCCGGCGACGGCCATCCCGCGCAGGGCGCCGAGCAGCATCGCCATGCCGGAGGTGGCGGTCACACCGTGGCCGGTGAGATCGCCGACGGTGAGTAAGGAGGCACCGTCCGGCAGCTGCATCGCGTCGTACCAGTCGCCGCCGATCAGCGCGCTGGTCGCGGACGGCAGATAGTGCGCGGCCAGGTCCATCGTGGTCGGCCCCCCGTCCAGCGGGAAGCGCTGGGCGCCGCGCCACGGGGGCAGCACGGCCTCCTGCAGCTCGACCGCCATCCGTCGCGCGGTCTGCGCGATCTGCCGCTGACGCTGCAGCGACTCCCTGGTCTCCCGCAGCATCCGCTGGCTGCGCCGCAGATCGCTGACGTCCCGCAGCACCGCCCACATCGACTCGGTGCCGCCGTCGGCCCCGAGTACCGGCTCGCCGACCATGTGCACGGTGCGCACCGAACCGTCCGCGCGCACGATACGGAACTCGCCGTCGATCGGCCGCCCGTCGACCAGGCAGCCGGTCACCAGCTCGGTCAGCACCGCCTGGTCCTCGGCGAACAGCCAGGACGGCAGTTCGTCCAGGGTCAGCGGGCCGTCCTGCGGCGTGCGGCCGAAGATGCGGAAGAGCTCGTCCGACCACTGTGCCGCGTCGGTGAGCAGATCCCACTGCGCGCTGCCGGCCCGGCCGAGCGCGCCCACCGCGGCCGCGTCCGGGCCGGTGGGCTGCAGCGGCACATCGAGCAGCAGCAGCCCGTCCGGGGGCAGGTCCGCCGGGTCGAGGCCGTCCCTGAGCTGCCCGAGGTGGGCGCCCAGGTCGTCCAGCTGGTGCACCGCGAGGTCGCACAGGGCGCGCTGCCAGCGCAGCTGCGGGTCGCCGGCGGTGTCGCCGTCCCGCAGTACCGCGTCGACCCGGGTCCTGAGCTGGCGGGCCTGGGAGATCAGCGCCTCGACCGCACCGGGGTCCGGGGACTGCGCGGTGGTGTGATCCGCGTGCGTTGGGGACGGCATGACGCACTCCGAGGGTCTCTGCTGGCGGGCTCTCAACGGCCGTGGCGGACGGAAGGGGCCGGTAACGACTGTTGCACAGGGAGCGATGGGTCGTAAGGGTTTCCGCGATACCCGATCCGGTGGTGCTTGTGGCATATGCCGACAGCCCGGCGGGTTTCCGGCGGTGCGGGGCACCCCCCGGCCGGACGCCTCTCCATCACCGGGGGTCATCCTGCCCCACTTCCGAGCAGTCAGGAAGCGACACCGCAACCCGCGAGTCGGTAGGCTGCCGCCGCCCGTCCCCACGGGATCCGCCCCCGCCGCCAGGTGTGAAATGCCCGGTGATCGGTAAGGATGCCGGGCATCAGCAGCGGAAATCCCGTTGCCATGGAACCCCCCGCACCGGATGCTGACCTCATGTTCGACCCAGACATAGCGCCCAGCGGCACCCTTCTCGGCCTCCTCCAGCGGGGGCGCGGAGACGGTCCCCTGCACGCCCTCGCGGCGCCGCGGGCCGACGCACTCGCCGCCCTGGAGCACTGCGTGCTGCGCGACCCCCGGCTCGACTGGCGGGTCGAGTCCCGCTCCCTCTACTACGCGCGGCTCTACTCGGACCTGGAAGGCCCGCTCGACGGGATCGAAGAACACCTCTTCGGCCCCGACGACCTGATCGCCCCCGACGAGCACCGCTGCGGCCTGGCCCTGTCCGTGCTTGGCCACCTGGCCGGGTACGGCCGCCGGGACGCACTGCGCCTGCTGCGCCGCTACGCCGCCAGCGGCGGCTGCTGGGAATGGGCGCTGGACGAACTGGCCGTACGCGACGGCGAGAGCGGCCTGCGCTCGCTCGGGCCGGCCGTGGTCGCCCGCTTCCCGCTGACCGCGGAAGGCGACGCCGCCCTCGCCCGTGCGGTCCGCGAGGCCTACGAACCCCGCCCGTGGCAGTTGTGGGCCGAGGACACCACGCACCCCGGCACCGCGGAACGGGTCAGGCGGGCCACGGAACAGGTCAGCTTCGACCGCTGGCAGCGCCAGCTGCGCTCGGCGGGACCCACCCCCGGCTGGAGCGTCGGCGCCGTCCTTGAGTGGGCCGAGCAGGGCTCCGACGCCCACCCCGTGGTCGAGCGCGACCAGCCCGCCGCCCGCTGCCTGGCCGCCGTCGCCGGCCCCGAGGACCGCCCCGCGCTGCTGGCCGCCGCCCTGCACGGGCCGTCCGCCGCCCGCGCCGCCGCCCTGCGCCACCTGTGCGACCGCCGCGACCCGCGCGGCCTCGACCTGATCGAGAACGCCGCCGAGGCCGTCGACGAGCGCGTGGTGCGCGCCGCCGTCGAGTCCTTCGAGCGGATGCGTGACGACGTCGCCATGGCCCGTGCCCGCGGCTGGGCCGTACGCACCGACCCGCTCGGCGCCGCCGCCGCCCGGATGCTCGCCCGGCACGGCGGCCCCGGGGACGCCGACCTCGTACTCGCCGCCCTGCGCCGCACCGTGCAGGCCGGCGGCGCCGACGCGGAAGGCCTCGACGCGCTCGTCGAGGGCGTCGGCCGGCTGGCCGCCTGCCGTGCCGCGCCCCTGCTGCGGCACCTCTACCGCGAGACGTCCTCCTCCCAGCTGCGCGGCACCGCCGCCCGCGCGCTGGCGCCCGCCGACCCCGGCTTTGCGGCCGGCTTCGCCGTCGAGTGCCTGTGGGACTGCGAGGAGGCCACCAGGGAGTTGGCCGCGCACCACGCCACCTCGGGCGACGTCCGGGTGCTGACCCAGCTGCGCCGCCTCGCCGCCGATCCCGCGGAGGAGGCCGAGGTCCAGACGGCCGTCCGGGGCCGCCTCAGTTCCGGCGGCACGCCCCGCTGACGCGCGGGGGCTCCGGCACCGCCCCGCAACCCGGCGGGGCGGAAGAGGGCATTGCGTCACGGATGTCCGGGTAGCAGGGCGGGGCCGCGGTCCAACGCTCACGGGGCGTTCCCCTTCGGGCAAGCTCCTCGTGGCCCTGCCAACGCCCGCCACGGCGACAACGTCGGTATGAGAGTCGCCATCGTCACGGAGTCCTTCCCGCCCGACGTCAACGGCGTGGCGCACTGTGCGCTGCGCACAGCGGAGCACCTCGCCCGCCGCGGGCACGAGCCGCTGGTGGTCGCGCCCGCCGGGCCGCACGACCAGGAAGCCGAGGACCCCTGCCCGGTCGTCCGCGTCCCCTCGCTGCCGCTCCCCGGCTACCCGCAGGTCCGGGTCGCGCTGCCCGGCCGCCGCACCGCCGCCGCCATCGCCGCGCACCGCGCCGACATCGTCCACCTGGCCAGCCCCTTCGTCCTCGGAGCACGCGGCCTCGCCGCCGCCACCCGGCTGCGGATCCCGGCGGTCGCCGTCTACCAGACGGACCTGGCCGGCTACGCCAGGACGTATCTGAACGCCGGCGAGGCCGCCGCCTGGCGCCGTATCCGCGCCGTGCACACCGCCGCCGCCCGCACGCTGGCCCCCTCCACCGCCTCGGCCGCCGCGCTGGAGGGCCAGGGCGTGCCCCGGGTCCACCTGTGGCCGCGAGGCGTGGACGCGGACCGCTTCCACCCCGCCCGCCGCGACGAGGGGCTGCGACGCGAACTCGCCCCACGTGGCGAGCTGATCGTCGGCTACGTCGGCCGGCTCGCCGCGGAGAAGCACGTCGAGCTGCTGGCCGGCACCAGCGAACTGCCCGGCGTGCGGGTCGTCGTGGTCGGCGACGGCCCCAGCGCGCCGGGGCTGCGCCAGGCGCTGCCCAGCGCGGTCTTCCTCGGCCGCAGGACCGGGGGCGACCTCGCGCGCATCTACGCCTCGCTGGACGTGTTCTGCCACACCGGCCCCTTCGAGACCTTCTGCCAGACCGTCCAGGAGGCCATGGCCAGCGGGATCCCGGTGGTCGCCCCCGCCGCGGGCGGCCCGCTCGACCTGGTCGACCACGGCAGGACCGGCCTGCTCGTACCGCCCCGCGACGACCTCGCGATCCGCACCGCGGTCCAGCTCCTGCACGCCGACGCGCGGCTGCGGATCCGCTACGGCACCGCCGGGCGCACGGCCGTCGCCGACCGCAGCTGGGAGGCCGTCGGCGATCAGCTCCTCGGCCACTACGACCAGGTGCTCGGCGAGCGAGCGGTGGCCGCCGCGTGAGCGGCGCCGGCCTGCGCATCGTCCGGGTGGCGAACTTCGTCACCCCCGTCTCCGGCGGCCTGCGCACCGCGCTGCGCCACCTCGGCGAGGGGTACGCGGCCGCCGGCCACGAACCCGTCCTCGTCGTCCCCGGACCCGCGGCGTCCGACGAGCACACCGCACAGGGCCGGGTCATCACCCTCCCGGGACCCGAGATCCCCGGCACCGGCGGCTACCGCGTGCTCGCCCGCCGCGCCCCCGTCGCCGCGCTGCTCGAACAGCTCGCACCCGACCGGCTCGAAGTCTCCGACCGCACCACCTTGCGCTGGACCGGCGAATGGGCCAGGCGCCACCGGGTGCCCGCGGTCATGGTGTCCCACGAGAGCGCCGACGGCGTCCTCGGCACCTGGGGCCTCCCGGCGGGGCCCGCCCGGCGCGCCGCCGACACGCTCAAC from Streptomyces sp. NBC_01198 includes these protein-coding regions:
- a CDS encoding PP2C family protein-serine/threonine phosphatase encodes the protein MPSPTHADHTTAQSPDPGAVEALISQARQLRTRVDAVLRDGDTAGDPQLRWQRALCDLAVHQLDDLGAHLGQLRDGLDPADLPPDGLLLLDVPLQPTGPDAAAVGALGRAGSAQWDLLTDAAQWSDELFRIFGRTPQDGPLTLDELPSWLFAEDQAVLTELVTGCLVDGRPIDGEFRIVRADGSVRTVHMVGEPVLGADGGTESMWAVLRDVSDLRRSQRMLRETRESLQRQRQIAQTARRMAVELQEAVLPPWRGAQRFPLDGGPTTMDLAAHYLPSATSALIGGDWYDAMQLPDGASLLTVGDLTGHGVTATSGMAMLLGALRGMAVAGLQPGPLMGWLNELLDTSPQPALGSALCCRYEPTARVLHWSQAGHPAPLLFRNGTGRTLDPPDGVLLGATSGAQYAQAREQLAPGDLLVLHTDGLVPRRAVTDRTAAATADTDGGGHRLLSMAPRFAAARTAQDCVRLVAEEFGTPDREDDACVLIARIL
- a CDS encoding HEAT repeat domain-containing protein; the encoded protein is MFDPDIAPSGTLLGLLQRGRGDGPLHALAAPRADALAALEHCVLRDPRLDWRVESRSLYYARLYSDLEGPLDGIEEHLFGPDDLIAPDEHRCGLALSVLGHLAGYGRRDALRLLRRYAASGGCWEWALDELAVRDGESGLRSLGPAVVARFPLTAEGDAALARAVREAYEPRPWQLWAEDTTHPGTAERVRRATEQVSFDRWQRQLRSAGPTPGWSVGAVLEWAEQGSDAHPVVERDQPAARCLAAVAGPEDRPALLAAALHGPSAARAAALRHLCDRRDPRGLDLIENAAEAVDERVVRAAVESFERMRDDVAMARARGWAVRTDPLGAAAARMLARHGGPGDADLVLAALRRTVQAGGADAEGLDALVEGVGRLAACRAAPLLRHLYRETSSSQLRGTAARALAPADPGFAAGFAVECLWDCEEATRELAAHHATSGDVRVLTQLRRLAADPAEEAEVQTAVRGRLSSGGTPR
- a CDS encoding glycosyltransferase family 4 protein; translation: MRVAIVTESFPPDVNGVAHCALRTAEHLARRGHEPLVVAPAGPHDQEAEDPCPVVRVPSLPLPGYPQVRVALPGRRTAAAIAAHRADIVHLASPFVLGARGLAAATRLRIPAVAVYQTDLAGYARTYLNAGEAAAWRRIRAVHTAAARTLAPSTASAAALEGQGVPRVHLWPRGVDADRFHPARRDEGLRRELAPRGELIVGYVGRLAAEKHVELLAGTSELPGVRVVVVGDGPSAPGLRQALPSAVFLGRRTGGDLARIYASLDVFCHTGPFETFCQTVQEAMASGIPVVAPAAGGPLDLVDHGRTGLLVPPRDDLAIRTAVQLLHADARLRIRYGTAGRTAVADRSWEAVGDQLLGHYDQVLGERAVAAA